One window of the Amycolatopsis mediterranei genome contains the following:
- a CDS encoding polysaccharide deacetylase family protein has product MDTVALTFDDGPYPETTPALLSALEGTRATFFLWGEHAAAHPDLVRAIAAAGHAIGNHTWTHPHLTTLPEAARDQEIRRTQDLLTRLTGLRPVLFRPPYGDTDASVGRLLAAHGLTEVLWSVDTRDWAGCSADEIVAAARKVQPGGVVLMHEGRPATLDAVPRILAALTVRGLRPGPVRG; this is encoded by the coding sequence ATGGACACGGTCGCGCTGACCTTCGACGACGGCCCGTACCCCGAGACGACGCCGGCGCTGCTGTCCGCGCTCGAGGGCACGCGCGCGACGTTCTTCCTGTGGGGCGAGCACGCCGCGGCGCACCCGGACCTGGTCCGGGCGATCGCCGCGGCGGGCCACGCGATCGGCAACCACACGTGGACCCACCCGCACCTGACCACGCTGCCGGAGGCCGCCCGCGACCAGGAGATCCGGCGCACGCAGGACCTCCTGACCCGGCTGACCGGGCTCCGGCCGGTCCTGTTCCGGCCGCCCTACGGCGACACGGACGCCTCGGTCGGCCGGCTGCTGGCGGCACACGGGCTCACCGAGGTGCTGTGGAGCGTCGACACCCGCGACTGGGCGGGCTGTTCCGCGGACGAGATCGTCGCCGCGGCCAGGAAGGTGCAGCCGGGCGGCGTCGTGCTGATGCACGAAGGCCGCCCGGCCACCCTCGATGCGGTCCCCCGCATCCTCGCCGCGCTCACCGTGCGCGGACTGCGTCCCGGCCCGGTCAGGGGTTGA
- a CDS encoding acyl-CoA desaturase: MTASVKAAPPAPKPVLSGKQTIPELITIRTFLLVPFLALAVAVPVFWGWGVSWLDLTIGGAFFVVSTLGVTVGYHRYFTHGSFRAKRALRIALAVAGGLAAQGPVIGWVADHRRHHAFSDREGDPHSPWLFGTSPVALARGFWHAHMGWLFGRDKTNVDRFAPDLAADRDLRVVDRLFPVWVVVSLLLPPLLGGLITLSWWGALTAFLWAGLARISFQHHVTWSVNSICHMIGERPFTSRDRSANFWPLAILSMGESWHNTHHADPTSARHGAQRGQIDISARVIWAFEKLGWAWNVRWPTAKRLAALAR, from the coding sequence ATGACCGCCTCCGTGAAGGCTGCCCCGCCGGCCCCGAAACCGGTGCTCTCGGGCAAGCAGACGATCCCCGAGCTCATCACCATCCGCACGTTCCTGCTGGTCCCGTTCCTGGCGCTGGCCGTCGCCGTCCCGGTGTTCTGGGGCTGGGGCGTCAGCTGGCTGGACCTCACGATCGGCGGCGCGTTCTTCGTGGTCTCGACCCTCGGGGTCACCGTCGGCTACCACCGGTACTTCACCCACGGCTCGTTCCGCGCGAAGCGGGCCCTGCGGATCGCGCTGGCCGTCGCCGGCGGCCTCGCCGCACAGGGCCCGGTGATCGGCTGGGTCGCCGACCACCGACGGCACCACGCCTTTTCCGACCGCGAGGGCGACCCGCACTCGCCGTGGCTGTTCGGGACGTCCCCGGTGGCGCTGGCCCGCGGCTTCTGGCACGCGCACATGGGCTGGCTCTTCGGCCGCGACAAGACCAACGTCGACCGGTTCGCCCCGGACCTGGCCGCCGACCGCGACCTGCGCGTCGTCGACCGGCTCTTCCCGGTGTGGGTGGTGGTGAGCCTGCTGCTCCCGCCGCTGCTCGGCGGCCTGATCACGCTGTCGTGGTGGGGCGCGCTGACCGCGTTCCTCTGGGCCGGCCTGGCCCGGATCTCCTTCCAGCACCACGTGACGTGGTCGGTGAACTCGATCTGCCACATGATCGGCGAACGCCCGTTCACCAGCCGCGACCGCTCGGCGAACTTCTGGCCGCTGGCCATCCTGTCGATGGGCGAGTCCTGGCACAACACCCACCACGCGGACCCGACCTCGGCCCGCCACGGCGCGCAGCGCGGGCAGATCGACATCTCGGCGCGGGTGATCTGGGCGTTCGAGAAGCTCGGCTGGGCGTGGAACGTCCGCTGGCCGACGGCGAAGCGGCTGGCCGCACTGGCCCGCTGA
- a CDS encoding class I SAM-dependent methyltransferase: MRPPPVKGTNVTQENITVGAVFERLLGPRAEVSITAYDGSRSGPADAAVGIEVRSPLALDYLMSSPGDLGLARAYVAGALDVKGDLYTALRALATQVDQLTPADRLWLLRKLGPRHLRVVKPPAEEHPSRFRRGMTALRHSKARDSEAIASHYDVSNRFYELVLGPSMAYTCAVFPQEDATLEEAQANKFDLVCRKLGLKPGMRLLDVGCGWGGMVAHAVRHYGVEAIGVTLSREQAQWAQKNIVALGIADRAEIRHLDYRDVTETGFDAISSIGLTEHIGARNVPGYFRFLAEKLKPHGRLLNHCITNPDTSVAHRSRGFIDRYVFPDGELEAPGELMTAMHDAGLEVRHSENFREHYAKTLAGWCANLDEHWDEAVAEAGAGRSRVWALYLAACRLAFERREIELHHILGVRTDSEGGMSMPLRPDWGV, from the coding sequence ATGCGTCCGCCGCCGGTGAAAGGAACGAACGTGACCCAGGAAAACATCACCGTCGGCGCCGTCTTCGAGCGGCTGCTCGGGCCCCGCGCCGAGGTCTCGATCACCGCCTACGACGGCAGCCGAAGCGGCCCGGCCGACGCGGCGGTGGGCATCGAGGTGCGCTCGCCGCTGGCGCTGGACTACCTGATGTCCTCCCCCGGCGACCTCGGCCTGGCCCGCGCGTACGTGGCCGGTGCGCTGGACGTCAAGGGCGACCTCTACACGGCGCTGCGCGCGCTGGCCACGCAGGTCGACCAGCTCACCCCGGCCGACCGGCTGTGGCTGCTGCGCAAGCTCGGCCCGCGCCACCTGCGGGTGGTCAAGCCGCCGGCCGAGGAGCACCCGAGCCGGTTCCGGCGCGGGATGACGGCGCTGCGGCACTCGAAGGCGCGTGACAGCGAGGCCATCGCCAGCCACTACGACGTGTCCAACCGGTTCTACGAGCTGGTCCTCGGCCCGTCGATGGCCTACACGTGCGCGGTGTTCCCGCAGGAGGACGCCACGCTGGAGGAGGCGCAGGCGAACAAGTTCGACCTGGTCTGCCGGAAGCTCGGCCTCAAGCCGGGGATGCGGCTGCTCGACGTCGGCTGCGGCTGGGGCGGCATGGTCGCGCACGCCGTCCGCCACTACGGCGTCGAGGCCATCGGCGTCACCCTTTCGCGCGAGCAGGCCCAGTGGGCGCAGAAGAACATCGTCGCGCTCGGGATCGCCGACCGCGCCGAGATCCGGCACCTCGACTACCGGGACGTCACCGAGACCGGGTTCGACGCGATCTCCTCGATCGGCCTGACCGAGCACATCGGGGCCCGCAACGTGCCCGGGTACTTCCGCTTCCTGGCCGAAAAGCTCAAGCCGCACGGACGCCTGCTCAACCACTGCATCACCAACCCGGACACCAGCGTCGCGCACCGCTCGCGCGGGTTCATCGACCGCTACGTCTTCCCGGACGGCGAGCTCGAAGCACCCGGCGAGCTGATGACCGCCATGCACGACGCCGGGCTGGAGGTGCGGCACTCGGAGAACTTCCGCGAGCACTACGCGAAGACCCTGGCCGGGTGGTGCGCCAACCTCGACGAACACTGGGACGAAGCGGTCGCCGAGGCCGGTGCCGGGCGCAGCCGGGTGTGGGCGCTCTACCTGGCGGCCTGCCGGCTGGCCTTCGAACGCCGCGAGATCGAACTGCACCACATCCTGGGCGTCCGGACCGACAGCGAGGGCGGGATGAGCATGCCGCTGCGACCCGATTGGGGAGTTTGA
- a CDS encoding LacI family DNA-binding transcriptional regulator, producing MTTKSDELEPTEVRVTIARIAAETGVSVPTVSKVLNGRPDVAESTRARVEAVIGKYGYRRRADERSRRSRLLELMFHELESTWALEIIRGVECVARENGMAVVLAESSGRHTPGQSWLESVLARRPVGIVSVCSDFTGGQLAKLRARDIPLVVVDPAGAPGPETPSIGATNWQGGLTATRHLVELGHRRIAMIGGPEGVLCSRARIDGYRTALETAGLAFDPALVRRGDFHVRAGYRELASLLTLPDRPTAVFAGSDLQALGVYEAARDAGLRIPDDLSVVGFDDLPIARWLTPELTTVRQPLQEMAAAGARLAISLARGVDPESHRVELATSLVVRHSTAAPAHRGYRVLTGGAR from the coding sequence ATGACAACGAAGTCTGATGAGCTCGAGCCCACCGAGGTCCGGGTGACCATCGCCCGGATCGCCGCCGAGACCGGTGTCTCCGTCCCGACAGTTTCGAAAGTGTTGAACGGGCGTCCCGACGTCGCCGAAAGCACCCGCGCCCGCGTCGAAGCCGTCATCGGGAAATACGGCTACCGGCGCCGCGCCGACGAACGTTCCCGCCGTTCCCGGCTGCTGGAACTGATGTTCCACGAACTCGAAAGCACGTGGGCACTGGAAATCATCCGCGGGGTCGAGTGCGTCGCCCGCGAAAACGGAATGGCGGTGGTGCTGGCAGAATCTTCGGGCCGGCACACACCCGGGCAGAGCTGGCTGGAGAGCGTGCTCGCCCGGCGGCCGGTCGGCATCGTTTCGGTGTGCTCGGACTTCACCGGCGGGCAGCTGGCGAAGCTCCGGGCCCGGGACATCCCGCTGGTCGTCGTCGACCCGGCCGGCGCGCCGGGGCCGGAGACGCCCTCGATCGGGGCCACGAACTGGCAGGGCGGGCTGACGGCCACCCGGCACCTCGTGGAGCTGGGCCACCGCCGGATCGCGATGATCGGCGGACCGGAGGGAGTGCTGTGCAGCCGGGCCCGGATCGACGGGTACCGCACGGCGCTGGAGACGGCCGGGCTGGCGTTCGACCCGGCGCTGGTGCGCCGCGGCGACTTCCACGTCCGGGCCGGCTACCGGGAACTGGCTTCACTGCTCACCCTCCCCGACCGGCCGACGGCGGTCTTCGCCGGCAGCGACCTGCAGGCACTCGGCGTGTACGAGGCGGCCCGTGACGCGGGGCTGCGCATCCCGGACGACCTTTCGGTGGTGGGCTTCGACGACCTGCCGATCGCCCGCTGGCTGACCCCGGAGCTGACCACGGTCCGCCAGCCGCTGCAGGAGATGGCGGCGGCCGGCGCCCGGCTGGCGATTTCGCTGGCCCGGGGAGTCGATCCGGAGAGCCACCGCGTGGAGCTGGCGACGAGCCTGGTGGTCCGCCACAGCACGGCGGCCCCGGCGCACCGGGGTTACCGGGTGCTGACCGGCGGAGCGAGGTAG
- a CDS encoding cold-shock protein has protein sequence MAQGSVKWFNGEKGFGFIAQDGGGPDVFVHYSEIQGSGFKSLDEGQRVEFEIGQGQKGPQAQRVSVI, from the coding sequence ATGGCTCAGGGCAGTGTCAAGTGGTTCAACGGCGAAAAGGGCTTCGGCTTCATCGCGCAGGACGGCGGGGGTCCGGACGTGTTCGTCCACTACTCCGAGATCCAGGGCAGCGGCTTCAAGTCGCTTGACGAGGGTCAGCGCGTGGAGTTCGAAATCGGCCAGGGCCAGAAGGGCCCGCAGGCCCAGCGCGTCAGCGTCATCTGA
- a CDS encoding endo-1,4-beta-xylanase, giving the protein MAVAATLGIAVWQAPAASASVPLQYTTNRYVGSAVAAAYLASETDYRAVLTREFDNVTPENEMKWGTVEAVRGQYDWSGADAIVEYARTHHKTVRGHTLVWHSQLPDWVGALPADELRRVLHDHITTEVKRYKGKIRAWDVVNEIFNEDGTRRDTVFRQKLGDGFVADVFRWAHAADPAAKLYLNDYNIEGINPKSDAVYDLVKTLRRQGVPISGVGIQGHLSIQYGFPGQYRENLARFARIGVETAVTEADVRIPTPPDAAKLATQASYFGQLWDGCHAVRKCVEFTTWGFTDRHSWVPDVFPGEGAACLFDENLRPKPAYFRLNP; this is encoded by the coding sequence ATGGCGGTTGCGGCCACTCTGGGTATTGCCGTGTGGCAGGCGCCTGCGGCATCGGCGTCGGTGCCGCTGCAATACACCACGAACCGTTACGTCGGCAGCGCGGTGGCCGCGGCGTACCTGGCTTCGGAAACCGATTACCGGGCGGTGCTCACGCGAGAATTCGACAACGTGACGCCGGAGAACGAGATGAAGTGGGGCACGGTCGAAGCCGTGCGCGGCCAGTACGACTGGTCCGGCGCGGACGCGATCGTCGAGTACGCGCGGACGCACCACAAGACCGTGCGCGGCCACACGCTGGTCTGGCACTCCCAGCTCCCGGACTGGGTCGGCGCGCTGCCCGCCGACGAGCTCCGCCGGGTCCTGCACGACCACATCACCACGGAAGTCAAGCGGTACAAGGGAAAGATCCGCGCCTGGGACGTCGTCAACGAGATCTTCAACGAGGACGGCACCCGTCGCGACACGGTCTTCCGGCAGAAGCTCGGCGACGGCTTCGTCGCCGACGTCTTCCGCTGGGCGCACGCGGCCGACCCGGCGGCGAAGCTCTACCTCAACGACTACAACATCGAAGGGATCAACCCGAAGAGCGACGCGGTGTACGACCTGGTGAAGACGCTGCGGCGGCAGGGCGTGCCGATCAGCGGCGTCGGCATCCAGGGACACCTGTCGATCCAGTACGGCTTCCCGGGTCAGTACCGGGAGAACCTGGCGCGCTTCGCCAGGATCGGCGTGGAGACCGCGGTCACCGAGGCGGACGTCCGGATCCCGACCCCGCCGGACGCGGCCAAGCTCGCCACCCAGGCGAGCTACTTCGGTCAGCTGTGGGACGGCTGCCACGCCGTCCGCAAGTGCGTCGAGTTCACGACCTGGGGTTTCACCGACCGGCACTCGTGGGTCCCGGACGTCTTCCCGGGTGAAGGCGCGGCCTGCCTGTTCGACGAGAACCTGCGCCCGAAGCCGGCGTACTTCCGCCTCAACCCCTGA